The following are encoded in a window of Mycobacterium decipiens genomic DNA:
- the scpB gene encoding SMC-Scp complex subunit ScpB: protein MTEDMPDHDLGYGIPGIPEIAEPAELDADELGRVLEALLLVVDTPVNADALAAATEQPVYRVAAKLRLMADELTERDSGFDLRHTSEGWRVYTRARFAPYVEKLLLDGARTKLTRAALETLAVVAYRQPVTRARVSAVRGVNVDAVMRTLLARGLITEVGTDADTGAVTFATTELFLERLGLTSLSELPDIAPLLPDVDTIDDLSESLDSEPRFIKLGGGQAPEQTLSFDVDRD, encoded by the coding sequence GTGACCGAAGATATGCCCGATCACGATTTGGGCTATGGCATCCCGGGCATCCCGGAGATCGCTGAGCCCGCGGAGCTGGATGCCGACGAGCTCGGTCGGGTGCTGGAGGCGTTGCTGTTGGTGGTGGACACCCCGGTCAATGCCGACGCGCTCGCCGCGGCCACGGAACAGCCGGTCTACCGGGTCGCCGCGAAGCTGCGGCTGATGGCCGACGAGCTCACCGAACGCGACAGCGGTTTCGATCTGCGACACACCAGCGAGGGCTGGCGGGTGTACACCCGCGCTCGGTTCGCGCCCTATGTCGAAAAGCTGCTGCTGGACGGTGCGCGAACCAAGCTCACCCGGGCCGCGCTGGAGACCCTAGCCGTGGTGGCCTACCGGCAACCGGTCACGCGGGCGCGGGTGAGTGCGGTGCGCGGTGTCAACGTGGACGCCGTCATGCGCACGCTATTGGCGCGCGGTCTGATCACCGAGGTTGGCACCGACGCCGACACCGGCGCGGTAACGTTCGCCACCACCGAGCTGTTTCTGGAGCGTCTGGGATTGACATCGCTGTCCGAACTGCCCGATATCGCACCGCTGCTACCCGACGTCGACACCATCGACGATCTGAGCGAATCCCTGGACAGTGAGCCACGGTTCATCAAACTCGGTGGTGGTCAGGCGCCCGAGCAGACACTGTCGTTTGACGTGGACCGCGATTGA
- a CDS encoding pseudouridine synthase has translation MMVEPEEFLETRAVRLQKVLSQAGIASRRAAEKMIIDGRVVVDGKVVTELGTRVDPDVSVIHVDGARVVVDDSLVYLALNKPRGMHSTMSDDRGRPCLGDLIERKVRGTKNLFHVGRLDADTEGLILLTNDGELAHRLMHPSHEVPKTYLATVTGSVPRGLGKKLCSGVELDDGPARVDDFAVVDAIPGKTLLRVTLHEGRNRIVRRLLAAVGFPVEALVRTDIGAVSLGNQRPGSVRALRLDEIGQLYKAVGL, from the coding sequence TTGATGGTCGAGCCGGAAGAGTTCCTAGAGACCCGGGCAGTCCGCCTGCAGAAAGTGTTGTCGCAGGCCGGGATTGCGTCCCGGCGGGCTGCGGAGAAGATGATCATCGACGGCCGGGTGGTGGTGGACGGGAAGGTGGTGACCGAGTTGGGCACTCGGGTCGACCCGGACGTTTCGGTGATCCATGTCGACGGGGCCAGGGTGGTCGTCGATGACTCGCTGGTGTACCTGGCGCTGAACAAGCCACGCGGCATGCACTCGACCATGTCCGACGATCGCGGCCGCCCGTGCTTGGGCGACCTGATCGAACGAAAGGTCCGGGGTACCAAGAATCTTTTTCATGTCGGGCGCCTGGACGCCGACACCGAGGGGCTGATCTTACTGACCAACGACGGCGAGTTGGCGCACCGGTTGATGCACCCCTCCCACGAAGTGCCCAAGACATATCTGGCGACGGTGACCGGGTCAGTGCCGCGTGGACTGGGCAAGAAATTGTGTTCCGGCGTCGAGCTGGACGATGGACCGGCGCGCGTTGACGATTTCGCCGTCGTGGATGCGATCCCGGGCAAGACGCTGCTGCGGGTGACGCTGCACGAGGGACGCAATCGCATTGTGCGCCGGCTGCTGGCGGCGGTGGGCTTCCCGGTGGAGGCCTTGGTGCGCACCGATATCGGCGCGGTGTCGCTGGGAAACCAGCGCCCGGGCAGCGTCCGGGCGTTGCGCCTCGACGAGATCGGCCAACTGTACAAGGCGGTCGGCCTGTGA
- a CDS encoding ParA family protein: MTEHPDSGIEIGLTGRPPRAIPDPQPRSSHGPAKVVAMCNQKGGVGKTTSTINLGAALAEYGRRVLLVDMDPQGALSAGLGVAHYELDKTIHNVLVEPRVSIDDVLLHSRLKNMDLVPSNIDLSAAEIQLVNEVGREQTLARALYPVLDRYDYVLIDCQPSLGLLTVNGLACADGVVIPTECEFFSLRGLALLTDTVDKVRDRLNPKLDISGILLTRYDPRTVNSREVMARVVERFGDLVFDTVITRTVRFPETSVAGEPITTWAPKSAGALAYRALARELIDRFGV, from the coding sequence ATGACCGAGCACCCCGACAGCGGCATCGAGATCGGCCTCACCGGACGGCCGCCCCGGGCGATCCCTGACCCGCAGCCGCGCAGCTCGCACGGCCCGGCCAAGGTCGTCGCGATGTGCAACCAGAAGGGTGGAGTCGGGAAGACCACCTCGACGATCAACCTGGGCGCCGCGCTCGCCGAGTACGGCCGGCGGGTGCTGCTGGTGGATATGGATCCGCAGGGCGCGCTGTCCGCGGGCTTGGGCGTGGCGCACTATGAGCTCGACAAGACCATCCACAACGTGCTGGTGGAGCCCCGGGTGTCGATCGACGACGTGCTGCTCCACTCCCGGCTCAAGAACATGGATCTGGTCCCCAGCAACATCGACCTGTCCGCGGCGGAGATCCAACTGGTCAACGAGGTGGGGCGCGAACAAACCTTGGCCCGGGCGCTGTACCCGGTATTGGACCGCTACGACTATGTGCTGATCGACTGTCAGCCGTCGCTGGGCCTGCTCACCGTCAACGGGCTGGCCTGCGCGGACGGCGTGGTCATCCCGACCGAATGCGAGTTCTTCTCGCTGCGCGGCCTGGCATTGCTCACCGATACCGTCGACAAGGTGCGTGACCGGCTCAACCCGAAGCTGGATATCAGCGGGATCTTGCTCACCCGCTACGACCCGCGGACCGTCAACTCGCGAGAGGTCATGGCCCGCGTCGTGGAGCGGTTCGGTGATCTAGTGTTCGACACCGTGATCACCCGCACGGTTCGTTTCCCCGAGACCAGCGTCGCGGGCGAACCCATTACCACTTGGGCCCCGAAGTCGGCGGGTGCCCTGGCCTACCGCGCGCTGGCTCGCGAGTTGATCGACCGATTCGGCGTGTGA
- a CDS encoding segregation/condensation protein A — MNGVANGDTAPENGCPDGYADGFRVRLTNFEGPFDLLLQLIFAHRLDVTEVALHQVTDDFIAYTKAIGARLELEETTAFLVIAATLLDLKAARLLPAGQVDDDEDLALLEVRDLLFARLLQYRAFKHVAEMFAELEATALRSYPRAVSLEDRFAGLLPEVMLGVDAHRFAEIAAIALTPRPVPTVAIEHLHELMVSVPEQAKHVLAMLEARGSGQWASFSELVADCTAPIEIVGRFLALLELYRTRAVAFEQSEPLGVLQVSWTGERPTSEAFVDVRDQS; from the coding sequence GTGAACGGCGTCGCGAACGGTGATACGGCACCTGAGAACGGCTGCCCGGATGGTTACGCGGATGGTTTCCGGGTCCGGCTGACCAACTTCGAGGGCCCGTTCGACCTGTTGCTGCAGCTGATCTTTGCGCATCGGCTCGACGTCACCGAGGTGGCGTTGCATCAGGTCACTGACGACTTCATCGCCTACACCAAAGCGATCGGTGCTCGGCTGGAACTGGAGGAGACCACAGCGTTCCTGGTGATCGCCGCGACCTTGCTCGATCTCAAAGCGGCCCGGCTACTGCCAGCCGGACAGGTCGACGACGATGAAGACCTAGCGCTTCTTGAGGTACGCGACCTGCTGTTCGCCCGGTTGCTCCAATACCGGGCGTTCAAGCACGTTGCGGAGATGTTCGCCGAGCTGGAGGCCACCGCGTTGCGCAGCTATCCACGCGCGGTGTCGCTGGAGGACCGCTTCGCCGGGCTGCTTCCCGAGGTGATGCTCGGCGTCGACGCTCACCGGTTCGCCGAGATCGCCGCGATCGCATTGACGCCGCGACCAGTGCCGACGGTGGCCATCGAGCATCTGCACGAGCTCATGGTCTCGGTTCCCGAGCAGGCCAAACACGTGCTGGCGATGCTGGAAGCGCGGGGCAGCGGCCAGTGGGCATCATTTTCGGAGTTGGTCGCCGACTGTACGGCGCCGATCGAGATCGTTGGGCGCTTCCTGGCGCTGCTCGAACTGTATCGGACCCGGGCGGTAGCATTCGAGCAGTCAGAGCCGCTTGGCGTGCTCCAGGTTTCGTGGACCGGGGAACGGCCGACCAGCGAGGCCTTCGTAGATGTGCGAGACCAATCATGA
- the cmk gene encoding (d)CMP kinase: MRDVVIAIDGPAGTGKSSVSRKLARALGARFLDTGAMYRIVTLAVLRAGIDPADADAVAAVATTAELSVGYDPNLSGCSLAGKDVSTEIRGDEVTAAVSAVSAVPAVRTRLVDLQRAMVEGPGSVVVEGRDIGTVVLPDAPVKIYLTASAETRARRRNDQNVAAGLPDDYDAVLADVRRRDHLDSTRAVSPLRAASDAVVVDTSAMTEAEVVAHLLDLVTQQSEAVR; the protein is encoded by the coding sequence GTGCGCGACGTAGTCATCGCGATAGACGGTCCGGCTGGAACCGGAAAGTCCTCCGTATCAAGGAAGTTGGCACGTGCTTTGGGGGCGCGATTCCTGGACACTGGGGCGATGTACCGGATCGTGACGCTGGCGGTGCTGCGCGCCGGAATTGACCCGGCAGACGCCGATGCCGTTGCGGCGGTCGCGACGACGGCGGAGTTGTCAGTGGGTTACGACCCCAATCTGAGCGGTTGTTCCCTTGCCGGAAAAGATGTTTCGACGGAGATCCGCGGTGATGAAGTCACCGCGGCGGTGTCGGCGGTGTCGGCCGTACCCGCGGTGCGTACCCGGCTGGTCGACCTGCAGCGCGCCATGGTCGAGGGCCCAGGCAGCGTCGTCGTGGAGGGCCGCGACATTGGGACCGTGGTGTTGCCCGACGCGCCGGTGAAGATCTACTTGACCGCGTCTGCCGAAACCCGGGCCCGGCGCCGCAACGATCAGAATGTCGCGGCGGGTCTGCCCGACGACTATGACGCGGTGTTGGCCGACGTGCGCCGGCGCGACCATCTCGATTCCACCCGGGCGGTGTCGCCGCTGCGAGCGGCTTCGGACGCGGTGGTCGTCGATACCAGCGCTATGACCGAGGCCGAGGTGGTCGCTCACCTGTTGGACTTGGTGACTCAGCAAAGCGAGGCAGTACGGTGA
- the der gene encoding ribosome biogenesis GTPase Der, translated as MIQDGTWADESDWELEDSEVGESGPAPVVAIVGRPNVGKSTLVNRILGRREAVVQDVPGVTRDRVSYEALWTGRRFVVQDTGGWEPEAKGLQQLVAEQASVAMRTADAVILVVDAGVGATTADEAAARILLRSGKPVFLAANKVDSEKGESDAAALWSLGLGEPHAISAMHGRGVGDLLDEVLAALPEVAESAPGGGGPRRVALVGKPNVGKSSLLNKLAGDQRSVVHEVAGTTVDPVDSLIDLGGKVWRFVDTAGLRRKVGQASGHEFYASVRTHAAIDTAEVVIVLIDASEPLTEQDLRVLSMVIEAGRALVLTFNKWDLVDEDRRELLEREIDRELVQLRWAQRVNISAKTGRAVQKLVPAMEGALASWDTRIATGPLNTWIKEVVAATPPPVRGGKQPRILFATQATARPPTFVLFTTGFLEAGYRRFLERRLRESFGFEGSPIRVNVRVREKRAAKRR; from the coding sequence GTGATCCAGGACGGCACCTGGGCCGACGAAAGCGATTGGGAACTCGAAGATTCGGAGGTCGGGGAGTCCGGACCGGCGCCTGTGGTGGCGATAGTCGGTCGGCCCAATGTCGGCAAGTCGACTCTGGTCAACCGGATCCTGGGCCGCCGCGAAGCGGTGGTGCAGGATGTTCCCGGCGTGACGCGTGATCGGGTGTCCTACGAGGCGCTGTGGACCGGACGGCGGTTCGTCGTCCAGGACACCGGGGGATGGGAGCCCGAGGCCAAGGGCTTGCAGCAGCTGGTGGCTGAGCAGGCGTCGGTGGCCATGCGCACCGCGGACGCGGTGATCTTGGTGGTTGATGCCGGCGTCGGTGCCACTACCGCCGATGAGGCTGCCGCCCGCATCTTGCTGCGATCCGGCAAGCCGGTGTTCTTGGCCGCCAACAAGGTTGACAGCGAGAAAGGCGAATCCGATGCGGCGGCCCTATGGTCGCTGGGGCTCGGAGAGCCGCATGCGATCAGCGCGATGCACGGCCGCGGCGTCGGCGACCTGCTCGACGAGGTGCTCGCCGCATTGCCCGAGGTAGCGGAGTCGGCACCGGGGGGCGGCGGTCCGCGGCGGGTGGCACTGGTCGGAAAACCCAACGTAGGCAAGAGTTCGTTGCTGAACAAGCTGGCCGGTGATCAGCGGTCGGTGGTGCACGAGGTCGCCGGGACGACGGTCGACCCGGTGGATTCGCTGATCGACCTGGGCGGGAAGGTCTGGCGATTCGTTGACACCGCTGGACTGCGTCGCAAGGTCGGTCAGGCCAGCGGGCACGAGTTCTATGCCTCGGTGCGCACCCACGCGGCCATCGACACGGCCGAAGTGGTCATCGTGCTGATCGACGCCTCGGAGCCGCTGACCGAACAGGATCTGCGGGTGCTGTCGATGGTCATCGAGGCCGGGCGGGCGCTAGTGCTGACGTTCAACAAATGGGACCTGGTTGACGAGGACCGGCGCGAGCTGTTGGAGCGCGAGATCGATCGCGAACTGGTACAGCTGCGCTGGGCGCAGCGAGTAAACATCTCCGCCAAGACGGGGAGAGCCGTGCAGAAGCTAGTGCCGGCGATGGAGGGCGCGTTGGCGTCCTGGGACACCAGGATCGCGACCGGCCCGCTGAACACCTGGATCAAGGAGGTGGTGGCGGCGACGCCACCACCGGTGCGCGGTGGTAAGCAGCCACGTATCCTGTTCGCCACCCAGGCGACCGCCCGGCCACCGACGTTCGTGCTGTTCACGACCGGTTTTCTGGAGGCCGGCTACCGACGGTTTCTGGAACGGCGACTGCGCGAGTCGTTCGGGTTCGAGGGTAGCCCGATCCGGGTCAACGTTCGGGTACGCGAAAAGCGGGCAGCCAAGCGCCGCTGA